One Cydia splendana chromosome 23, ilCydSple1.2, whole genome shotgun sequence DNA window includes the following coding sequences:
- the LOC134801893 gene encoding uncharacterized protein LOC134801893 codes for MRTMPPYTILTLLLIIPATISKSVKTNARPVHEIINEQSRIDEKKLTTPGFLPYGNPLAGNSQQNARLHAQNQQAMFNAERIRQHRAQVQRWTQAPIQMDSYMKAYHESQESHQLALEQQQAKLRDAKIIATTPKSRQTAQKSRRQEKRVEPKRVERIRLQSPELTKITKADAIIKERSRNHRSHGSLDLQYQQYLQPKRYQTVYVSPGPTYDQGVTIKPNGNVGLKHYQAIHESKLYTEAIPSTEKPIYPKQYHQMQEYQSAQDIDALKSLLKTNSKDQQLSGLNALIVSGNQNKEEEEEKHKNLETPIDLYFYLKDAPSPNLAQQYEHTKYAQIPQYASAYMPEPVVKDHKPITEQVDDIEDPNKHRPNLIKPYGVQPIVTPAPATQDTTTTKSNNYYKVEVASQTISSGLKYREPDYYVNEDSAKPSDQALEYYGTESDESDQSERYLHHNAQHTGIQHLTGDGTGVSAYGDDSLHYAANYEFGYRVRDHHSGNDFGHQEAKHGENTNGAYHVLLPDGRMQKVRYSAGPEGFHADISYDHLQYKH; via the exons GTACAATGCCGCCTTACACAATACTCACGCTACTCCTAATAATACCAGCAACCATATCAAAATCAGTAAAAACAAATGCGCGCCCAGTCCATGAAATCATTAACGAACAATCCAGAATAGACGAAAAGAAACTCACCACCCCAGGCTTCCTACCTTATGGTAACCCTTTAGCAGGCAACTCTCAACAAAATGCTAGACTTCATGCTCAGAATCAACAAGCTATGTTCAATGCAGAAAGAATCAGGCAACACAGAGCTCAAGTCCAAAGATGGACACAAGCCCCTATACAAATGGACAGCTATATGAAAGCTTACCACGAATCACAAGAGAGCCATCAACTAGCTTTAGAACAACAGCAAGCGAAACTAAGAGACGCCAAAATAATAGCTACTACTCCTAAATCTAGGCAAACAGCACAAAAGAGTAGAAGACAGGAGAAAAGAGTAGAACCTAAAAGAGTTGAAAGAATCAGACTCCAAAGCCCAGAGCTTACGAAGATTACTAAAGCTGATGCGATTATAAAAGAGAGAAGCAGGAACCATAGGTCACATGGTTCACTAGATCTCCAATATCAGCAATATCTTCAGCCAAAAAGATACCAGACTGTCTATGTGTCCCCAGGACCTACTTATGATCAAGGAGTAACTATCAAACCTAATGGTAATGTTGGTCTAAAACACTATCAAGCTATACATGAAAGTAAGTTGTATACAGAAGCTATACCAAGCACGGAGAAGCCTATTTATCCTAAGCAATATCATCAAATGCAAGAGTATCAATCTGCTCAAGATATTGATGCTTTAAAATCACTACTGAAAACTAACTCTAAAGATCAACAATTATCTGGACTAAACGCTTTGATTGTGTCAGGAAATCagaataaagaagaagaagaagaaaaacataaaaatctgGAGACGCCGATTGATTTATATTTCTACTTAAAAGATGCTCCAAGCCCAAATCTAGCGCAGCAGTATGAACATACAAAATATGCCCAAATACCACAATATGCTAGCGCCTACATGCCTGAACCTGTAGTCAAGGATCATAAACCTATAACTGAGCAAGTAGACGATATTGAAGACCCTAATAAACACAGACCAAACCTTATCAAACCCTATGGAGTACAACCTATTGTAACCCCAGCGCCTGCCACACAAGATACAACCACAACTAAAAGCAACAATTACTATAAAGTTGAAGTAGCCAGTCAAACTATTTCCTCAGGACTCAAGTATAGGGAGCCCGATTATTATGTAAATGAAGATTCAGCTAAACCAAGTGACCAGGCGTTAGAATAT TATGGAACAGAGTCCGACGAGAGCGACCAAAGCGAAAGATATCTTCATCACAACGCGCAACACACAGGAATCCAACATTTGACAGGAGACGGCACAGGAGTCTCTGCATACGGCGATGACAGT CTCCACTACGCAGCCAACTATGAGTTCGGGTACAGAGTTCGCGACCACCACAGCGGCAACGATTTCGGCCACCAAGAGGCCAAACACGGCGAGAACACCAATGGGGCCTACCACGTGCTCCTGCCGGACGGACGGATGCAGAAAGTCCGGTATTCAGCCGGTCCGGAGGGCTTCCACGCTGATATTTCGTATGATCATTTGCAGTACAAACATTGA